Proteins encoded within one genomic window of Anopheles gambiae chromosome 3, idAnoGambNW_F1_1, whole genome shotgun sequence:
- the LOC133393690 gene encoding ESX-1 secretion-associated protein EspI-like translates to MKTLCVAIILMGHCMSLIRAGSYHYNNHLVPAGPPPPPPPPPQYLPNYDVLPTEEYVQPVKYHSWGHGPAWTPITSFPWPGPEHEPHYPPHYHAGSATPCPHKMKKYTTTPKTTTTTTTTTTHRPVETKKPHLLLEKLAVTHHKTK, encoded by the exons ATGAAGACTTTATGCGTTGCAATCATTCTAATGGGACACTGCATGTCTCTGATCCGTGCTG GATCATACCACTACAACAATCATCTAGTGCCAGCAGGacctccgccaccaccaccaccgccaccacaaTACCTTCCAAACTATGATGTGCTACCAACCGAAGAATACGTCCAGCCAGTCAAATATCACTCCTGGGGCCACGGACCGGCATGGACACCGATCACCAGCTTCCCCTGGCCCGGTCCGGAGCACGAACCGCACTATCCTCCGCATTACCATGCCGGCTCGGCTACACCGTGTCCGCACAAGATGAAAAAGTACACCACAACACCgaaaacaaccaccaccacgacgacCACAACCACGCATCGTCCGGTGGAAACGAAGAAGCCGCACCTTCTGCTGGAGAAGCTGGCAGTCACTCATCATAAGACGAAATAA
- the LOC1279903 gene encoding WD repeat and FYVE domain-containing protein 2, which yields MAAEIKPAPRSANDRFSTTKKPELLSKLEGSNDDVNAAVLIPGEDGVISVCDGKTIRVWQKRDSGQYWPSICQYMPSGCTSLCYTPETRTLFIGQENGTISQFTLSDDCNRLTPIREYLAHQARITSVTFAKHTGWILSVGKDKFFAYHSTETGERIGCYTFEAMCTAMQYDALSKYVFVGDYSGQITMLKLGGTGATLVTTMKGHSGSVRSLYWAEGPQLLFSGSQDQSVIVWDVGGKRGTTYELHGHNNKVSSLSYATNTQQLISAGEDSVIVFWEMNAMRKVTPDWVESDTCQLCTRAFFWNLRAMIDQKQIGIRQHHCRYCGKAVCDKCSTNRINIPIMGFEFDVRVCDQCHQRLKSEERPSLATFHDAKHSIVGMDLDEPRKRLLTVGQDRIIKIWDLSSIWG from the exons ATGGCGGCCGAAATCAAGCCTGCACCGCGGAGTGCGAATGACCGCTTCAGCACCACCAAAAAGCCGGAACTGCTCAGCAAGCTCGAGGGAAGCAACGATGACGTGAACGCGGCCGTACTGATTCCGGGCGAGGACGGCGTTATCAGTGTTTGTGATGGCAA AACGATACGGGTGTGGCAGAAGCGCGACTCGGGCCAGTACTGGCCCTCGATCTGTCAGTACATGCCGTCGGGCTGCACGTCCCTGTGCTACACGCCGGAAACGCGAACGCTCTTCATCGGGCAGGAGAATGGCACGATATCGCAGTTCACGCTGTCGGACGACTGCAACCGGCTGACGCCGATCCGGGAGTATCTGGCGCACCAGGCCCGCATCACCAGCGTCACGTTCGCCAAACACACCGGCTGGATCCTGTCGGTCGGGAAGGACAAGTTCTTCGCCTACCACAGCACCGAAACGGGCGAGCGGATCGGTTGCTACACGTTCGAGGCGATGTGTACTGCGATGCA ATACGACGCCTTATCAAAGTATGTGTTTGTGGGAGATTACAGCGGGCAAATAACGATGCTGAAGCTGGGCGGCACCGGTGCCACGCTGGTCACCACGATGAAGGGCCACTCCGGCTCGGTCCGCTCGCTGTACTGGGCCGAGGGGCCCCAGCTGCTGTTCAGTGGCTCCCAGGACCAGTCCGTGATCGTGTGGGACGTCGGTGGCAAGCGGGGAACCACCTACGAGCTGCATGGGCATAA CAACAAAGTATCGTCCCTGTCGTACGCAACGAACACGCAGCAGCTAATCTCGGCCGGCGAGGACTCGGTGATTGTGTTCTGGGAAATGAACGCGATGCGCAAGGTGACGCCCGACTGGGTCGAGTCCGACACGTGCCAGCTGTGTACGCGGGCGTTCTTCTGGAATCTGCGCGCCATGATCGACCAGAAGCAGATCGGCATCCGGCAGCACCACTGTCGCTACTGTGGCAAGGCGGTGTGCGACAAGTGCTCGACGAATCGCATCAACATCCCGATCATGGGGTTCGAGTTCGATGTGCGCGTGTGCGACCAGTGCCACCAGCGGCTGAAGAGCGAAGA GCGACCCTCGCTGGCCACGTTCCACGATGCGAAGCACAGTATCGTCGGGATGGATTTGGACGAGCCGCGGAAAAGATTGCTGACCGTCGGGCAGGATCGTATCATCAAGATTTGGGACCTCTCCTCGATCTGGGGTTAG
- the LOC133393688 gene encoding uncharacterized protein LOC133393688 isoform X1 — MWSYERGGGGGGDGARRNVNLCKLITTAAAIATTVLARAASSLEVMCTHSDSYFYSIPGSRCTAYYRCYQNQPIQYSCTDGAMFDFYQQRCVRTEGTCYEAVCIGKTNGLYADTSQGCRRAYRCRGGKITTIEGPCPLGMLFDSATKACAPEDLVAVCESPETTAATIRYEADARCYGLSDGNHLLPGDGANCKKYLHCRNDQVVDVLECPPGYRFDERTQRCRMSNQGSNCRTSYQPQQLADENGCSYLPDGLHLAATSHDCRAYVKCQSRRLVSRHDCPPMTVFNGQQCVPTFLYHCPRLDPPGDICHQRHDGYHVDPRKGCAYYVRCQGQRTVEQHSCPNGFHYDPAESACIESALDTGCHRIPYSPDCVQRASGYYQDLTAMDDDVSLSPCRAYFHCHNGARTSFRCPYGYLFDGENCVAQGASAYQCPVEDVNSCQGKPNGYYKDERAGCRAYHLCTNGHKISYLCEPGQIYAQGKCIAGTIVQGVCDEPDTPCAGRPDGYYQDRDTQCRQYYFCQRGEKLQTLTCRGSKIFDGRSCVPPDGYTCPAAGADDVDAAASENCIVRHCHEPVCAKGGFFADYDSGCEQYFFCIDGKQSVLSCSDGYVFNGELCVPRASYYCPRYCTPPESC; from the exons CAGCTTCTTCGCTGGAGGTGATGTGTACGCACAGTGACAGCTATTTCTACTCCATCCCGGGATCGCGCTGCACCGCCTACTACCGCTGCTACCAGAACCAACCGATCCAGTACAGCTGTACCGATGGTGCAATGTTTGACTTTTACCAGCAACGCTGCGTCCGCACGGAGG GAACATGCTACGAAGCGGTCTGCATCGGTAAAACGAACGGACTGTACGCCGACACGTCCCAGGGCTGTCGGCGAGCGTATCGATGCCGTGGAGGCAAAATCACAACCATTGAAGGTCCCTGTCCGCTGGGGATGCTGTTTGATTCCGCAACCAAAGCGTGTGCCCCGGAAGATTTGGTCGCTGTTTGCGAAAGCCCAGAAACGACGGCCGCCACCATCCGGTACGAGGCTGATGCGCGCTGTTACGGGCTGTCGGATGGAAATCACCTCCTGCCCGGAGATGGTGCCAATTGCAAGAAGTATCTTCACTGCCGCAACGATCAGGTTGTGGATGTGCTGGAGTGTCCACCGGGCTATCGATTCGACGAACGCACCCAACGGTGTCGTATGTCCAACCAAGGATCAAACTGTCGTACCTCTTACCAACCCCAGCAGCTGGCCGATGAGAATGGTTGTAGCTATCTTCCGGACGGGCTTCATCTTGCCGCCACTTCGCACGACTGTCGAGCGTACGTGAAATGCCAATCCCGCCGGCTGGTCAGCCGACACGACTGCCCCCCGATGACAGTGTTCAACGGGCAGCAGTGTGTGCCCACCTTTCTGTACCACTGTCCTCGGCTCGATCCGCCCGGTGATATCTGCCACCAGCGGCACGACGGCTACCATGTGGATCCACGCAAAGGCTGCGCTTACTACGTGCGCTGCCAGGGCCAACGGACGGTCGAGCAGCACTCCTGCCCGAACGGGTTCCACTACGACCCGGCGGAGAGTGCCTGCATCGAGTCCGCGCTGGACACCGGCTGCCATCGCATCCCGTACTCTCCCGACTGCGTACAGCGAGCGTCCGGCTACTATCAGGACCTTACCGCCATGGATGACGACGTGTCGCTGAGCCCGTGCCGGGCGTACTTCCACTGTCACAACGGGGCGAGGACGAGCTTTCGCTGCCCGTACGGCTACCTGTTCGATGGGGAAAACTGTGTCGCCCAGGGCGCCAGTGCCTACCAGTGCCCGGTAGAGGACGTCAACTCCTGCCAGGGCAAACCTAATGGCTATTACAAGGATGAGCGCGCCGGCTGCCGTGCGTACCATCTGTGCACGAACGGGCACAAAATCTCGTACCTGTGCGAGCCGGGACAAATTTACGCCCAGGGTAAATGCATCGCCGGCACCATCGTGCAGGGCGTGTGTGACGAGCCGGATACGCCCTGTGCCGGACGGCCCGACGGGTACTACCAGGATCGGGACACCCAGTGTCGCCAGTACTACTTCTGCCAGCGGGGCGAGAAGCTGCAGACGCTTACCTGCCGGGGCAGCAAAATCTTCGACGGGCGTAGCTGTGTCCCGCCGGACGGTTACACCTGCCCGGCGGCGGGCGCGGACGATGTGGATGCGGCCGCCAGCGAGAACTGCATCGTGCGCCACTGCCACGAGCCGGTCTGCGCGAAGGGTGGCTTCTTTGCGGATTATGATAGCGGGTGCGAGCAGTACTTCTTCTGCATCGATGGCAAGCAAAGTGTGCTGAGCTGCTCCGACGGGTACGTGTTCAATGGGGAGCTGTGTGTGCCGCGGGCGTCCTACTACTGTCCCCGGTACTGTACACCACCGGAATCGTGCTAG
- the LOC133393688 gene encoding uncharacterized protein LOC133393688 isoform X2, translated as MWSYERGGGGGGDGARRNVNLCKLITTAAAIATTVLARASSLEVMCTHSDSYFYSIPGSRCTAYYRCYQNQPIQYSCTDGAMFDFYQQRCVRTEGTCYEAVCIGKTNGLYADTSQGCRRAYRCRGGKITTIEGPCPLGMLFDSATKACAPEDLVAVCESPETTAATIRYEADARCYGLSDGNHLLPGDGANCKKYLHCRNDQVVDVLECPPGYRFDERTQRCRMSNQGSNCRTSYQPQQLADENGCSYLPDGLHLAATSHDCRAYVKCQSRRLVSRHDCPPMTVFNGQQCVPTFLYHCPRLDPPGDICHQRHDGYHVDPRKGCAYYVRCQGQRTVEQHSCPNGFHYDPAESACIESALDTGCHRIPYSPDCVQRASGYYQDLTAMDDDVSLSPCRAYFHCHNGARTSFRCPYGYLFDGENCVAQGASAYQCPVEDVNSCQGKPNGYYKDERAGCRAYHLCTNGHKISYLCEPGQIYAQGKCIAGTIVQGVCDEPDTPCAGRPDGYYQDRDTQCRQYYFCQRGEKLQTLTCRGSKIFDGRSCVPPDGYTCPAAGADDVDAAASENCIVRHCHEPVCAKGGFFADYDSGCEQYFFCIDGKQSVLSCSDGYVFNGELCVPRASYYCPRYCTPPESC; from the exons CTTCTTCGCTGGAGGTGATGTGTACGCACAGTGACAGCTATTTCTACTCCATCCCGGGATCGCGCTGCACCGCCTACTACCGCTGCTACCAGAACCAACCGATCCAGTACAGCTGTACCGATGGTGCAATGTTTGACTTTTACCAGCAACGCTGCGTCCGCACGGAGG GAACATGCTACGAAGCGGTCTGCATCGGTAAAACGAACGGACTGTACGCCGACACGTCCCAGGGCTGTCGGCGAGCGTATCGATGCCGTGGAGGCAAAATCACAACCATTGAAGGTCCCTGTCCGCTGGGGATGCTGTTTGATTCCGCAACCAAAGCGTGTGCCCCGGAAGATTTGGTCGCTGTTTGCGAAAGCCCAGAAACGACGGCCGCCACCATCCGGTACGAGGCTGATGCGCGCTGTTACGGGCTGTCGGATGGAAATCACCTCCTGCCCGGAGATGGTGCCAATTGCAAGAAGTATCTTCACTGCCGCAACGATCAGGTTGTGGATGTGCTGGAGTGTCCACCGGGCTATCGATTCGACGAACGCACCCAACGGTGTCGTATGTCCAACCAAGGATCAAACTGTCGTACCTCTTACCAACCCCAGCAGCTGGCCGATGAGAATGGTTGTAGCTATCTTCCGGACGGGCTTCATCTTGCCGCCACTTCGCACGACTGTCGAGCGTACGTGAAATGCCAATCCCGCCGGCTGGTCAGCCGACACGACTGCCCCCCGATGACAGTGTTCAACGGGCAGCAGTGTGTGCCCACCTTTCTGTACCACTGTCCTCGGCTCGATCCGCCCGGTGATATCTGCCACCAGCGGCACGACGGCTACCATGTGGATCCACGCAAAGGCTGCGCTTACTACGTGCGCTGCCAGGGCCAACGGACGGTCGAGCAGCACTCCTGCCCGAACGGGTTCCACTACGACCCGGCGGAGAGTGCCTGCATCGAGTCCGCGCTGGACACCGGCTGCCATCGCATCCCGTACTCTCCCGACTGCGTACAGCGAGCGTCCGGCTACTATCAGGACCTTACCGCCATGGATGACGACGTGTCGCTGAGCCCGTGCCGGGCGTACTTCCACTGTCACAACGGGGCGAGGACGAGCTTTCGCTGCCCGTACGGCTACCTGTTCGATGGGGAAAACTGTGTCGCCCAGGGCGCCAGTGCCTACCAGTGCCCGGTAGAGGACGTCAACTCCTGCCAGGGCAAACCTAATGGCTATTACAAGGATGAGCGCGCCGGCTGCCGTGCGTACCATCTGTGCACGAACGGGCACAAAATCTCGTACCTGTGCGAGCCGGGACAAATTTACGCCCAGGGTAAATGCATCGCCGGCACCATCGTGCAGGGCGTGTGTGACGAGCCGGATACGCCCTGTGCCGGACGGCCCGACGGGTACTACCAGGATCGGGACACCCAGTGTCGCCAGTACTACTTCTGCCAGCGGGGCGAGAAGCTGCAGACGCTTACCTGCCGGGGCAGCAAAATCTTCGACGGGCGTAGCTGTGTCCCGCCGGACGGTTACACCTGCCCGGCGGCGGGCGCGGACGATGTGGATGCGGCCGCCAGCGAGAACTGCATCGTGCGCCACTGCCACGAGCCGGTCTGCGCGAAGGGTGGCTTCTTTGCGGATTATGATAGCGGGTGCGAGCAGTACTTCTTCTGCATCGATGGCAAGCAAAGTGTGCTGAGCTGCTCCGACGGGTACGTGTTCAATGGGGAGCTGTGTGTGCCGCGGGCGTCCTACTACTGTCCCCGGTACTGTACACCACCGGAATCGTGCTAG
- the LOC133393689 gene encoding uncharacterized protein LOC133393689: MKKRFVWFYLTLIFACHYALDQRTESPYETIINIEERYPDFHIFEPPGVLDATDSTDMSEEDLFAYQEWFTTPPNFAEMETTANNPTDGKPEEDTSAYIPEEHLYSGEFAPRLKITYTPYSALLFQEDEFGLELLCPGYWLQRDVLLIRLECWLKNVALDVTDTVTDVVLNKELNLAAIRLQPQSCSQEAELHLANVRNTMPISLDNCSLYVLQEDYALFEMYSWTTRPLPFKRAQVLCPIDHLCLRTRPSAPHGEDYALLCDHSLVGMLTADRTKYERVFGKLTLVDLTVAEPWINRILKIFQVEDELHQQLLSDSRFL, translated from the exons ATGAAGAAACGCTTTGTCTGGTTCTATCTTACGCTCATATTTGCATGCCATTATGCATTGGATCAACGCACGGAGTCTCCCTACGAAACGATTATCAACATCGAGGAACGGTACCCAGATTTTCACATCTTTGAACCGCCCGGAGTGTTGGACGCTACGGATAGTACGGATATGAGCGAGGAGGATCTGTTTGCCTACCAAGAGTGGTTTACGACGCCTCCGAATTTCGCTGAAATGGAGACGACAGCTAACAACCCCACTGATGGTAAGCCAGAGGAAGATACGTCAGCTTACATCCCGGAAGAGCATTTGTACTCGGGAGAGTTCGCACCAAGGCTTAAGATTACGTATACGCCTTATTCGGCACTGCTGTTCCAGGAGGATGAATTTGGGTTGGAGCTGCTGTGTCCCGGCTACTGGTTGCAAAGGGATGTGCTGCTTATTCGTCTCGAATGTTGGCTCAAAAATGTCGC TCTAGATGTGACTGATACCGTTACGGATGTAGTGCTGAACAAGGAACTGAATCTTGCAGCGATTCGTCTACAGCCGCAATCCTGTTCTCAAGAAGCTGAACTTCATTTGGCAAACGTTCGGAATACGATGCCCATTTCATTGGATAACTGTTCGTTGTACGTTCTTCAGGAGGATTATGCGTTATTTGAG ATGTATTCCTGGACCACCCGTCCATTGCCGTTCAAACGTGCCCAGGTACTGTGCCCCATCGATCACCTCTGCCTCCGAACGCGTCCCTCAGCACCGCACGGTGAGGACTATGCGCTGCTTTGCGATCATTCGCTCGTTGGGATGCTAACTGCGGATCGCACCAAGTACGAGCGAGTGTTTGGCAAACTTACGCTCGTGGATTTAACGGTGGCAGAACCATGGATCAATCGAATACTGAAGATATTTCAGGTTGAAGATGAGCTGCACCAGCAACTCCTATCCGACTCTCGCTTTCTTTAA
- the LOC133394111 gene encoding uncharacterized protein LOC133394111 — MKLSSITLLCAGCLLAVVNAGKLVYYSNQSPPKPLQDTAPTANYWPNYDVLPIEEYDVAPYPSAWYPLPWQPVPLAPLEVVPLPTQTNSVVAVESRQIESTTISAAQHDADDAATAPEGRHLHHKHKKHHKHHKHQTASVTYIEPEEFHNANVGQLRMTILQIEHKLQELKLQLFGSRTLAFEDADRDRDEEVVNNSNLQIGEDVKRLEENKQSVDDQTEVTTPTSILQEDHDVGKILLDDSKPAAELEVEHREMDAGPFDKGRSLTENVQMWFEGLDLGKIAALPLQESEEREHDEDEVDVLDAIDVLR; from the exons ATGAAACTCTCTTCGATCACGCTTTTGTGCGCTGGATGTTTGCTGGCAGTGGTCAATGCAG GAAAGCTCGTCTACTACAGTAATCAATCGCCACCAAAGCCTCTTCAAGATACAGCTCCAACCGCCAACTATTGGCCAAACTATGATGTTCTACCGATCGAAGAATATGATGTAGCTCCCTACCCTTCTGCATGGTACCCACTGCCCTGGCAACCGGTCCCGCTTGCGCCATTGGAAGTTGTGCCACTGCCTACCCAAACGAACAGCGTTGTTGCGGTTGAGTCACGGCAAATTGAGTCAACGACGATATCGGCTGCCCAACACGATGCCGATGATGCTGCTACTGCCCCGGAAGGAAGACATCTGCACCACAAGCATAAAAAGCACCACAAGCATCACAAACATCAAACCGCTTCCGTGACGTACATCGAGCCGGAGGAATTCCACAACGCCAATGTTGGGCAGCTGCGGATGACAATCCTACAGATCGAGCACAAGCTGCAAGAGCTGAAGCTGCAACTGTTTGGCAGCAGGACATTGGCCTTCGAGGATgccgatcgcgatcgcgatgAGGAAGTGGTGAACAATTCTAACCTTCAAATCGGCGAGGATGTCAAAAGGTTGGAGGAGAACAAACAATCCGTTGATGATCAGACGGAAGTAACAACTCCGACATCGATCCTTCAGGAGGATCATGATGTGGGGAAAATACTGCTGGACGATAGTAAACCGGCAGCGGAGCTTGAGGTCGAGCATAGGGAAATGGATGCCGGTCCGTTCGATAAGGGCAGAAGCTTGACGGAAAATGTGCAAATGTGGTTCGAAGGGTTGGATCTGGGTAAGATTGCGGCGTTACCGCTGCAGGAGTCGGAAGAGCGTGAGCATGATGAAGATGAAGTGGATGTTCTGGATGCGATCGAT GTTCTAAGGTAG